From Pusillibacter faecalis, one genomic window encodes:
- a CDS encoding ATP-dependent Clp protease ATP-binding subunit, which translates to MNENKFSPRAEEALRLSQEAAGELGHGYVGTEHLLLGLMRESDGLAHTVLAEAGLTDDMLVEIIKKSVGVGLPGSNPAQGLTPRARRVVEIAMEDSVRGGYNYIGTEHLLAGLLREGNNMAVRMLRVAGVDAKHLYTALMQKLGETPKSRAAENRAAAAREDGGKTKTLKEFTRDLTADARSGRLDPVIGRDDEIRRVIQILSRRTKNNPCLIGEPGVGKTAIAEGLARKIVMGDVPDDLLDKRILSLDLSGMVAGTKYRGEFEERIKKVMEEVKKAGNVILFIDELHTIVGAGSAEGAVDAANIIKPALGRGEIQVIGATTLNEYRKYIEKDAALERRFQPVQVGEPSQEASLEILKGLREKYEKHHNLQITDEALEAAVSLSARYINDRFLPDKAIDLMDEAASRVRMEAEEISPEVKSLEEKLAVLTRDKEAAIENQDYETAAQLRDIEKNYRDQVEAERDKRRQNHTQHRPVNADDIAAVVAGWTGIPVTRLTEDEGARLLRMEDTLHERVVGQDEAVKAVARAIRRGRVGLKDPKRPIGSFLFLGPTGVGKTELCKSLAEAMFGDENAMIRIDMSEYMERHTVSRLIGSPPGYVGHDEGGQLTEKVRRKPYSVVLFDEIEKAHEDVWNVLLQILDDGRITDSQGRTVDFKNTVIVMTSNIGAKSLTAASGRLGFSAEERGSDPDAEKRFQQAKETVMAELRQTFRPEFLNRIDDIIVFRSLTEENIQEVARRMLKTVSARMESMGIHLDASEAAIVELAKEGYDPKYGARPLRRAIQSQVEDAVAEKMLDGTLREGDTAKLTVEDSKLCVSK; encoded by the coding sequence ATGAATGAGAATAAATTCAGTCCCAGAGCGGAGGAGGCCTTGCGGTTGAGCCAGGAAGCGGCCGGGGAGCTGGGCCACGGATATGTGGGAACCGAGCACCTGCTGCTGGGCCTGATGCGGGAGAGCGACGGCCTTGCCCACACGGTGCTGGCCGAGGCTGGACTCACCGACGATATGCTGGTGGAGATCATCAAAAAGAGCGTGGGCGTGGGGCTGCCCGGCAGCAACCCTGCCCAGGGGTTGACTCCCCGAGCCCGCCGGGTGGTGGAGATTGCCATGGAGGACTCTGTACGGGGCGGCTATAATTATATCGGTACCGAGCACCTGCTGGCAGGTCTTCTGCGGGAGGGCAACAACATGGCCGTCCGAATGCTGAGGGTTGCCGGCGTCGATGCCAAACACCTCTACACAGCACTCATGCAGAAGCTTGGCGAAACGCCCAAGAGCCGCGCAGCAGAAAACCGTGCCGCCGCCGCGCGGGAGGATGGCGGAAAAACCAAGACCCTGAAGGAGTTTACCAGAGACCTGACGGCTGATGCCCGCTCTGGCAGGCTGGACCCGGTGATCGGCCGGGATGATGAGATCCGGCGTGTGATCCAGATTCTCTCCCGCCGCACTAAGAACAATCCCTGCCTGATTGGTGAGCCAGGCGTTGGCAAGACTGCCATTGCCGAAGGGCTGGCCCGGAAGATTGTCATGGGTGATGTGCCGGACGACTTGCTGGATAAACGAATTTTGTCTCTCGACCTCAGCGGCATGGTGGCCGGCACCAAGTACCGGGGTGAGTTTGAGGAGCGGATCAAAAAGGTGATGGAGGAGGTCAAAAAGGCTGGCAATGTCATCCTCTTTATTGACGAGCTCCACACCATCGTGGGCGCCGGCAGCGCCGAGGGCGCTGTGGACGCCGCCAATATCATCAAACCGGCTCTGGGCCGGGGCGAGATTCAGGTGATCGGTGCCACCACGCTCAACGAGTACCGCAAGTATATTGAAAAGGATGCGGCCTTGGAGCGCCGGTTCCAGCCGGTGCAGGTGGGTGAGCCCAGCCAGGAGGCATCCTTGGAGATTCTGAAGGGCCTGCGGGAGAAGTATGAGAAGCACCACAATCTCCAGATCACCGACGAGGCGCTGGAGGCGGCGGTGAGCCTTTCTGCCCGCTATATTAACGACCGCTTCCTGCCGGATAAGGCCATCGACCTGATGGATGAGGCGGCCAGCCGGGTCCGGATGGAGGCGGAGGAGATCTCTCCGGAGGTCAAGAGCCTAGAGGAGAAGCTGGCGGTTTTGACCCGGGACAAGGAAGCCGCCATTGAAAACCAGGACTATGAGACCGCTGCGCAGCTGCGGGACATTGAAAAGAACTACCGCGACCAGGTGGAGGCAGAGCGGGATAAGCGCCGCCAGAACCACACCCAGCACCGGCCCGTCAACGCGGACGACATCGCGGCCGTGGTGGCCGGCTGGACCGGCATTCCCGTCACCCGGCTGACAGAGGACGAGGGCGCGCGCCTGCTGCGAATGGAAGATACGCTCCATGAGCGGGTGGTTGGACAAGACGAGGCTGTGAAGGCTGTGGCCCGGGCAATCCGCCGGGGCAGAGTGGGCCTGAAGGACCCCAAGCGCCCTATCGGCAGCTTTCTCTTCCTGGGCCCCACCGGTGTTGGCAAGACAGAGCTGTGCAAATCCTTGGCGGAGGCCATGTTTGGTGATGAGAACGCCATGATCCGCATCGACATGTCCGAGTACATGGAGCGGCACACGGTGTCCCGCCTGATTGGCTCCCCTCCGGGGTATGTGGGCCACGACGAGGGCGGCCAGCTGACGGAGAAGGTCCGCCGCAAGCCCTATTCCGTGGTACTCTTTGACGAGATTGAAAAGGCCCACGAGGATGTGTGGAACGTGCTGCTCCAGATTCTGGATGATGGACGGATCACGGACTCCCAGGGCCGCACCGTGGACTTCAAGAACACGGTGATCGTAATGACCAGTAACATCGGTGCCAAGAGTCTGACCGCGGCCTCTGGGCGTCTGGGCTTCTCGGCAGAGGAGCGGGGTAGCGACCCCGATGCGGAAAAGCGCTTCCAGCAGGCAAAGGAGACCGTGATGGCGGAGCTGCGCCAGACTTTCCGGCCGGAGTTCCTCAACCGGATTGATGACATCATCGTATTCCGCTCCCTGACGGAAGAGAACATCCAAGAGGTGGCCCGCCGGATGCTGAAGACTGTGTCCGCTCGGATGGAGTCTATGGGGATTCATTTGGATGCCAGCGAAGCGGCTATTGTGGAACTGGCCAAGGAGGGCTATGATCCCAAGTACGGCGCAAGACCCCTGCGCCGTGCCATCCAGAGCCAGGTAGAGGACGCCGTGGCGGAGAAGATGCTGGACGGCACCCTACGGGAAGGCGACACCGCGAAGCTCACGGTGGAGGATTCTAAGCTCTGTGTGAGCAAGTGA
- a CDS encoding UvrB/UvrC motif-containing protein, which translates to MKCENCGKNEVTFVYQSNINGHVEEKHLCSECAEKLGYTQRINAHSQRMMQNFFGRGSLFGSSFFNDFFSPSLMGRMLEDPFDDFFADMPALSAAPARQQETKKEEDLVEKEEQSRFSYLRQLNALKVEMKKAVHQENFERAAELRDQIHKLEADHKEQKSGE; encoded by the coding sequence ATGAAATGCGAAAATTGTGGCAAGAATGAAGTGACCTTTGTTTACCAGAGTAATATCAACGGTCATGTGGAAGAAAAGCATCTTTGCAGCGAGTGCGCGGAGAAGCTGGGCTACACCCAGCGGATCAACGCCCACAGCCAGAGGATGATGCAGAACTTCTTCGGCAGAGGCAGCCTGTTTGGGAGCAGCTTCTTTAACGACTTCTTTTCTCCCAGCCTGATGGGCAGGATGCTGGAAGACCCCTTTGACGACTTCTTCGCTGACATGCCGGCGCTGAGCGCCGCGCCTGCTCGGCAGCAGGAGACGAAAAAAGAGGAGGACCTGGTGGAGAAAGAGGAGCAGAGCCGCTTCTCCTACTTGCGCCAGCTCAACGCACTGAAAGTGGAGATGAAGAAGGCGGTTCATCAGGAGAATTTCGAGCGGGCTGCGGAGCTGCGGGATCAGATCCACAAGCTAGAGGCGGACCACAAAGAACAAAAGAGCGGCGAGTAA
- a CDS encoding CtsR family transcriptional regulator yields the protein MGITDLIASFLQQSLEEAENGVLEVQRNDLAQRFNCVPSQINYVMSTRFSPERGYIVESRRGGNGYIRITRVRVDRQTLMMHVINSLGAQVDLPSARAILSNLVQSGALAEEIGQALLAALGDKALGAVPRESRNQVRADIMKQVLILQV from the coding sequence GTGGGGATTACAGATTTGATTGCCAGTTTCCTGCAGCAGAGTCTGGAGGAAGCCGAGAATGGTGTGCTGGAGGTTCAGCGCAATGATTTGGCCCAACGCTTTAACTGCGTACCCAGCCAGATCAATTATGTAATGTCCACACGGTTTTCACCGGAGCGGGGCTATATCGTGGAAAGCCGCCGGGGCGGAAACGGATATATCCGTATCACACGGGTACGGGTAGACCGGCAGACGCTGATGATGCATGTCATCAACTCCTTGGGTGCTCAGGTGGATCTGCCGTCTGCCAGAGCGATCCTCAGCAACCTGGTGCAGTCCGGGGCGCTGGCGGAGGAGATCGGGCAGGCGTTGCTGGCGGCCCTGGGCGATAAAGCTCTGGGGGCTGTGCCGCGAGAGAGCCGCAATCAGGTCCGGGCGGATATTATGAAGCAGGTTCTGATTCTTCAGGTATAA
- a CDS encoding DUF362 domain-containing protein: protein MAYKITSACVSCGTCADACPAGAISQGDDQYVIDAGACLDCGSCSDACPTGAIVPEG from the coding sequence ATGGCCTACAAAATCACGTCTGCCTGCGTGAGCTGCGGCACTTGCGCGGACGCTTGCCCCGCTGGTGCTATCAGCCAGGGTGATGACCAGTACGTCATCGACGCCGGCGCTTGCCTGGACTGCGGTTCTTGCAGCGACGCCTGCCCCACCGGCGCCATCGTCCCCGAGGGCTGA
- a CDS encoding tRNA1(Val) (adenine(37)-N6)-methyltransferase: MEHWEVLAPGGYRFVYDDALFRPSTDTFLLASLPRLKPGLRVCDLGCGTGLLSLLLLQRQPALFVTGIDRLPAATELARKAAEINGLAERLTICSGDLRDPLLPAGGFDLAVCNPPYYPVGSGGLPAGCALRSARSEATCSLPELCQAAARALRWGGSFCLVHKPERLADLCCALRETGLEPKRLRLVCKNAASAPSLILLEARRGGRPGLAIEPALLLQTSDGTPTAEVNAIYFRQQEDLS; the protein is encoded by the coding sequence GTGGAACATTGGGAAGTCCTTGCCCCTGGCGGCTACCGCTTTGTCTATGACGACGCGCTCTTCCGTCCCAGTACAGACACCTTTCTCCTCGCCTCCCTGCCCCGTCTGAAACCGGGACTGCGGGTATGTGACCTGGGCTGCGGCACTGGCCTGCTTAGCCTGTTGCTTTTACAGCGCCAGCCGGCGCTTTTCGTCACCGGAATTGATCGCTTACCGGCAGCAACTGAACTCGCCCGGAAGGCCGCCGAGATCAACGGCTTGGCAGAGCGCCTGACGATTTGCTCTGGAGACCTGCGGGACCCGCTCCTCCCTGCTGGCGGCTTCGATCTCGCGGTTTGCAATCCGCCCTATTACCCGGTTGGAAGCGGAGGACTCCCCGCCGGCTGTGCTCTGCGTTCCGCCAGGTCCGAGGCCACCTGCTCTCTGCCGGAGCTCTGCCAAGCGGCAGCCAGAGCTTTGCGATGGGGAGGCAGCTTCTGCCTGGTCCACAAGCCGGAACGTCTAGCCGATCTATGCTGTGCCCTGCGGGAGACAGGTCTGGAACCCAAGCGGCTTCGCCTGGTCTGCAAAAACGCCGCCAGCGCCCCCTCCCTGATTTTGCTGGAAGCCCGGCGCGGCGGACGGCCGGGGCTGGCTATAGAGCCCGCCCTATTGCTGCAAACCTCAGACGGCACTCCTACAGCAGAGGTAAACGCCATCTATTTCAGACAACAGGAGGATTTATCATGA
- the rsmI gene encoding 16S rRNA (cytidine(1402)-2'-O)-methyltransferase, with product MRGTLYLVATPIGNLGDFSPRAVETLRTVDFLAAEDTRVSLKLCNHFEIKKSLVSYHEHNHVTAGASILQRLLAGESCALVTDAGTPAISDPGEDLVRLCAEQQVPVVSIPGCCAGISALAVSGLPTGRFVFEGFLPVNRRNRRERLEALRREERTILFHEAPHKLLSTLEDLSAAFGPDRRIALCRELTKLHEEVRRTTLAEAAAFYRDNTPKGEFVLVVAGAEAELRAAVPLDEAVAQVHALKSQGMRLKDAVREVAELTGLSKNDLYAAALDAPVS from the coding sequence ATGAGGGGTACGCTCTATCTGGTCGCCACCCCCATCGGCAACCTGGGGGACTTCTCCCCCAGGGCGGTGGAGACACTGCGGACCGTGGACTTCCTTGCCGCCGAGGATACCCGGGTCTCGCTGAAGCTTTGCAATCACTTTGAGATCAAAAAATCCCTGGTCAGCTATCACGAGCACAACCATGTCACGGCGGGAGCTTCCATTTTGCAGCGGCTCCTGGCCGGGGAGTCCTGTGCTTTGGTAACGGATGCCGGCACCCCCGCCATTTCCGACCCGGGGGAGGATTTGGTGCGCCTGTGTGCGGAGCAGCAGGTTCCAGTGGTCTCTATCCCCGGCTGCTGCGCTGGCATCAGTGCCCTGGCAGTCAGCGGCCTGCCTACCGGCCGCTTCGTGTTCGAGGGCTTTCTCCCCGTCAACCGGAGGAACCGCCGGGAGCGGCTGGAAGCCTTGCGGCGGGAAGAGCGCACCATACTCTTTCACGAGGCTCCCCACAAGCTCCTCTCCACGCTGGAGGACCTCTCCGCCGCCTTCGGCCCGGACCGCCGTATCGCCCTGTGTCGGGAGCTGACCAAGCTCCACGAGGAGGTCCGCCGCACTACCCTGGCAGAGGCTGCCGCTTTCTATCGGGATAACACCCCAAAAGGAGAGTTCGTCCTGGTAGTGGCAGGCGCGGAGGCTGAACTTCGAGCCGCTGTTCCACTGGATGAGGCCGTTGCACAGGTGCATGCTTTGAAATCCCAGGGCATGCGTTTGAAGGACGCAGTCCGAGAGGTGGCGGAGCTCACGGGGCTTTCCAAAAACGATCTTTATGCCGCTGCCCTGGATGCGCCGGTTTCATAA
- a CDS encoding AbrB/MazE/SpoVT family DNA-binding domain-containing protein produces MKSTGIVRKVDELGRIVLPIEMRRTLDIAEKDALEIYVEGSSVILKKYKPSCIFCDAVKDVTEFKGKNVCPKCLKELKGL; encoded by the coding sequence GTGAAATCAACAGGGATCGTGAGGAAGGTTGACGAATTGGGCCGGATTGTACTGCCCATCGAGATGCGCCGGACCTTGGATATAGCAGAAAAGGATGCACTGGAAATCTATGTGGAGGGCTCGTCCGTCATTCTAAAAAAATATAAGCCAAGCTGTATCTTCTGCGACGCTGTTAAAGATGTGACAGAGTTTAAAGGGAAAAATGTCTGTCCAAAATGTCTAAAAGAGCTGAAGGGCCTATAA
- a CDS encoding spore maturation protein A translates to MAWVWTGMVLLSLIFGIATGNLDEVANAALEGAGSAVELSISMAGILCLWSGVMEIMNACGLSAGLARAFRPILRRLLPEASRDEETLAAVSANVSANLLGLGNAATPLGIRAARRMARSCDGVASNELCLLVVLNTASIQLLPTTIASLRAAAGSQTPFDILPAVWLSSAMSVAAGLAAAWLLSRRKRRRL, encoded by the coding sequence ATGGCGTGGGTATGGACCGGGATGGTCCTGCTGTCTCTAATCTTCGGCATCGCCACCGGAAATCTGGATGAAGTTGCAAATGCCGCTCTGGAAGGCGCTGGTTCCGCCGTGGAGCTGAGCATCTCCATGGCGGGCATTCTGTGTCTTTGGAGCGGGGTGATGGAAATCATGAACGCCTGCGGGCTGTCCGCCGGACTGGCGCGAGCTTTCCGGCCCATTTTGCGCCGCCTGCTGCCAGAAGCCAGTCGGGATGAGGAGACATTAGCCGCAGTTTCAGCCAACGTTTCAGCCAATCTTCTGGGCCTGGGTAACGCCGCCACACCGCTTGGAATCCGGGCGGCCCGTCGTATGGCCCGAAGCTGTGACGGCGTTGCAAGCAATGAGCTCTGCCTGTTGGTGGTGTTAAACACAGCCTCTATCCAGCTTCTGCCGACCACCATCGCCTCCCTCCGGGCAGCTGCAGGCTCTCAGACTCCATTTGACATCCTGCCGGCAGTGTGGCTCAGTTCCGCCATGTCTGTGGCCGCAGGACTGGCTGCGGCATGGCTCCTCTCCCGGCGTAAAAGGAGACGGCTATGA
- a CDS encoding spore maturation protein: MNVSSLVIPLLLSAVAVYGMGRKVDVYSALTHGAEEGLTVLLRIIPALVGLLTAVSMFRASGAMEFLSSLCAPVLDLLGIPPETTPLMLIRPVSGSGALAVASDLLTTHGPDSYVGRVAAVMLGSTETTFYTIAVYFGSAGIYKTRHTVPAALVADLTGFFAAALSVRIFFG; the protein is encoded by the coding sequence ATGAACGTCAGTTCTCTGGTGATTCCGCTTCTCCTCTCGGCTGTGGCGGTATATGGTATGGGGCGGAAGGTGGATGTTTACAGCGCTCTGACCCACGGCGCCGAGGAGGGGCTGACCGTTCTTCTGCGTATCATTCCGGCGCTGGTGGGACTGCTGACTGCTGTGAGCATGTTCCGCGCCTCCGGAGCCATGGAATTTCTCTCCAGCCTATGCGCGCCAGTACTGGATCTTCTGGGCATTCCGCCTGAGACGACCCCGTTGATGCTCATCCGGCCTGTATCAGGCAGCGGCGCGCTGGCAGTAGCCAGCGATCTGCTGACCACGCACGGGCCTGACAGCTATGTGGGCCGGGTTGCCGCTGTTATGTTGGGCAGTACGGAAACCACCTTTTATACCATTGCCGTCTACTTCGGCTCTGCCGGTATTTATAAGACTCGGCACACAGTTCCTGCCGCGCTGGTGGCTGATCTGACTGGTTTTTTCGCCGCAGCCCTGTCCGTCCGGATTTTCTTTGGGTAG
- a CDS encoding DUF4180 domain-containing protein, with translation MKIEVIKGTGIAVISGGEVLVKDAQSALEMAITVKYKTGATKIVLAKETVSEHFFILSTGLAGEILQKFTNYQIKAAVYGDYSRYTSKPLRDFIFESNRGGQFFFVATREEAIQKLRAAS, from the coding sequence ATGAAGATTGAAGTGATCAAAGGGACCGGCATTGCGGTGATTTCCGGCGGAGAAGTGCTTGTGAAGGACGCACAATCCGCGCTGGAAATGGCAATTACCGTCAAATATAAAACCGGGGCAACCAAGATCGTGCTTGCAAAAGAGACAGTCAGCGAACACTTTTTTATACTCAGCACGGGGCTTGCGGGAGAAATCCTGCAGAAGTTTACGAACTACCAGATTAAAGCCGCTGTTTATGGAGACTATTCCCGCTATACCAGCAAGCCTTTGAGGGACTTTATTTTTGAATCCAACCGGGGAGGGCAGTTTTTCTTTGTTGCAACCAGGGAAGAGGCCATACAAAAACTCCGGGCAGCTTCATAA
- a CDS encoding GerMN domain-containing protein produces the protein MRKRIAALLCVLLLLSGCSGGAEPSDGYVLYFQERDLRSAAGEGALRTESVQLEPTEAPARALLEALLAGPTDETLKNAIPAGTSLLSLELKGSRAVVDLSSAYGMLSGVELTLADQAITLTLTQLPDILSVQITVRGQELAYRSKQVFTARDVLVAPEGDVVGTAEVTLYFPDESGVLQPEERTLELYEGDTQVSAVARALENGPLDSDLAPAFPEGFRPRSVWLEEDICYVNLSSGLLGDLPEDAALDMALEALTRSLCALENVSETRFLVDGEYASCYGPVALEVPEK, from the coding sequence ATGAGAAAGCGAATCGCGGCGCTGCTGTGTGTTTTGCTGCTTCTCTCCGGCTGCAGCGGCGGGGCGGAACCGTCAGACGGGTATGTTTTGTATTTTCAAGAACGAGACCTGCGTTCCGCTGCGGGTGAAGGAGCCCTTCGGACAGAGAGCGTACAGCTGGAGCCGACGGAGGCTCCGGCCCGTGCCCTTCTGGAGGCGCTGCTGGCGGGGCCGACGGACGAGACGCTGAAAAATGCGATTCCGGCAGGCACCTCCCTGCTGTCCCTGGAGCTGAAGGGGAGCCGGGCGGTTGTAGACTTGTCCTCCGCTTATGGCATGCTCTCCGGAGTGGAGCTGACGTTAGCGGATCAGGCGATCACGCTGACGCTCACCCAGCTGCCGGATATCCTGTCGGTACAGATTACAGTCCGCGGACAGGAGCTGGCCTATCGCAGCAAGCAGGTGTTCACGGCCAGGGATGTGCTGGTAGCCCCGGAGGGAGACGTGGTTGGCACAGCGGAGGTAACGCTCTATTTTCCGGATGAGTCGGGAGTCTTGCAGCCGGAGGAGCGGACGTTGGAGCTCTATGAGGGGGACACACAGGTGAGTGCCGTGGCGCGGGCGCTGGAAAATGGTCCCCTGGACAGTGATTTGGCGCCTGCGTTTCCCGAGGGGTTCCGTCCCAGAAGTGTTTGGCTGGAGGAAGACATTTGCTATGTCAATCTATCCTCTGGCTTGCTGGGAGATTTGCCGGAAGACGCGGCGCTGGACATGGCGCTGGAGGCATTGACCAGGTCGCTGTGTGCGCTGGAGAACGTCAGCGAGACGAGATTTCTGGTGGACGGAGAATATGCGTCCTGCTACGGGCCTGTTGCTTTGGAGGTACCGGAGAAGTGA
- a CDS encoding sensor histidine kinase codes for MAAVLVLLNTYPLLVSQDLVFYSKEVSLQSSVSVMGYSLSGLDRLTEENVAAAIAVVEETGLSRILVTDGAGLVLYDTRETGGAVGQYVLYTEIVQALLGNDAFSCTYEGGAFRSRASSPVLYQNQIIGAVYAYEYDTEQAALLEGLQENLLRLSAVVGVVALVLSGIISRALTKKLGQLLTAIRQVREGAYSHRTEIRGGDEIAQLGEEFNSLTDRLQVTENARRRFVSDASHELKTPLAAIRLLTDSILQTENIDRETTREFVADIGSEAERLTRITEDLLRLTRLDSGILEQAAVEDVLPVLEQVMRMMSLVAQEKGVDLTYEAAEGCAVRSTRDELYQVIYNLTDNALKYSAGAAVQVSLRKCGGQVVLTVADRGPGIPEEDLPRIFERFYRVDKARSRAAGGTGLGLSIVSDTVRRQGGTVEAANRPGGGAVFTVRWSAEEGEA; via the coding sequence ATGGCGGCGGTGCTGGTGCTGCTGAATACCTATCCTCTGCTGGTGTCCCAGGACCTGGTATTCTACTCCAAGGAGGTGTCGCTGCAAAGCAGCGTCTCTGTGATGGGGTACTCCCTCTCAGGCCTGGACCGGTTGACGGAGGAGAATGTGGCGGCAGCCATCGCGGTGGTGGAAGAGACCGGGCTGAGCCGTATCCTAGTAACGGACGGAGCCGGTCTAGTCCTCTATGACACGCGAGAGACCGGCGGTGCGGTGGGACAATATGTTCTTTACACAGAGATTGTCCAGGCATTGCTGGGCAACGACGCGTTTTCCTGTACCTATGAGGGAGGGGCCTTCCGCAGTCGGGCCTCCTCTCCGGTGCTGTACCAAAACCAGATCATTGGCGCGGTGTACGCCTATGAGTACGACACAGAGCAGGCGGCGCTGCTGGAGGGCCTTCAGGAGAACCTGCTGCGGCTGTCGGCGGTGGTGGGGGTGGTGGCGCTGGTGCTCAGCGGCATCATCTCCCGTGCCCTGACCAAAAAGCTGGGCCAGCTGCTGACAGCCATCCGCCAGGTGCGGGAGGGAGCTTACAGCCACCGCACGGAGATTCGCGGCGGCGACGAGATTGCCCAGCTGGGGGAGGAGTTCAACAGCCTGACCGACCGTCTCCAGGTGACGGAAAATGCCCGCAGGCGTTTTGTATCCGACGCCTCCCATGAGTTGAAAACGCCCCTGGCGGCCATTCGCCTACTGACGGATTCTATTCTGCAAACCGAAAACATTGACCGGGAGACCACCCGGGAGTTTGTTGCAGATATTGGGTCTGAGGCGGAGCGACTGACCCGCATTACCGAGGACCTGCTGCGCCTGACCCGGCTGGACAGCGGAATTTTGGAGCAGGCGGCCGTAGAGGATGTCCTGCCGGTATTGGAGCAGGTGATGCGGATGATGAGCCTGGTGGCGCAGGAAAAGGGCGTAGACCTGACCTACGAGGCTGCGGAGGGATGCGCTGTCCGAAGTACCCGGGACGAACTGTATCAGGTGATTTATAACCTGACGGACAACGCTCTGAAATATTCTGCCGGAGCTGCCGTCCAGGTGTCGCTTCGCAAGTGCGGAGGGCAAGTGGTTCTAACTGTCGCGGATCGGGGACCGGGGATTCCGGAGGAGGACCTTCCGCGGATTTTCGAGCGGTTCTACCGGGTGGACAAGGCGCGCTCCCGGGCGGCCGGAGGCACGGGCCTGGGACTTTCCATCGTCAGCGATACCGTGCGCCGCCAGGGCGGCACAGTGGAGGCCGCCAACCGGCCTGGCGGCGGAGCGGTGTTCACCGTTCGCTGGAGCGCGGAGGAGGGGGAGGCATGA
- a CDS encoding response regulator transcription factor, which translates to MKILVVDDEKTLVKGIKFNLENEGYEVECAYDGAAAVELARNNRFDLLILDVMMPEVDGLEACMRIREFSNVPIIMLTAKSEDADKLMGFECGADDYLTKPFNILELKARVRALLRRAAGVQRQQGSVLTAGDLSLNTEERVAIRGGKTVDLTAKEYDLIELLMRNPRRVYSRENLMNVVWGYTYAGDYRTVDVHIRRLREKLEQDPAEPEHIMTKWGVGYYFKG; encoded by the coding sequence ATGAAGATTCTGGTAGTAGATGATGAAAAGACCCTGGTGAAGGGAATCAAGTTCAATTTGGAAAACGAGGGCTATGAGGTGGAGTGCGCCTATGACGGCGCCGCCGCTGTAGAGCTGGCCCGAAATAACCGGTTTGACCTTTTAATTTTGGATGTGATGATGCCGGAGGTGGACGGACTGGAGGCCTGCATGCGGATTCGGGAGTTCTCCAACGTGCCCATCATTATGCTGACGGCAAAGAGCGAGGACGCGGACAAGCTGATGGGATTTGAGTGCGGGGCGGACGACTACCTGACCAAGCCCTTTAACATCCTGGAGCTCAAGGCGCGGGTGCGGGCACTACTGCGGCGGGCAGCCGGGGTTCAGCGCCAGCAGGGAAGCGTACTGACAGCTGGGGACCTGTCCTTGAACACGGAGGAACGGGTTGCCATCCGGGGCGGGAAGACTGTGGACCTGACCGCCAAGGAATACGATCTTATTGAACTCTTGATGCGCAATCCCCGGCGGGTCTACAGTCGGGAGAATCTGATGAACGTGGTGTGGGGCTATACCTATGCCGGGGATTACCGAACGGTGGATGTCCATATCCGCCGCCTGCGGGAAAAGCTGGAGCAGGACCCGGCAGAGCCGGAACACATCATGACCAAATGGGGGGTGGGGTATTATTTCAAAGGATAG
- a CDS encoding ComEA family DNA-binding protein codes for MFGKVTKTEWCLLGLTGIFLCGLLALSQHDRREMEDGGVETDLAAAQEAFMPDVRPLDLNTATAEELMALPGIGEELSRRILEYRETHGPFAAVEELMEVSGIGEAKLAALEGRVTVNGE; via the coding sequence ATGTTTGGAAAAGTGACGAAAACGGAATGGTGTTTACTGGGTCTGACAGGGATCTTTCTCTGTGGGCTTTTGGCGCTTTCCCAGCATGACCGGAGAGAGATGGAAGATGGCGGTGTGGAAACAGATCTGGCGGCGGCGCAGGAGGCGTTCATGCCGGATGTGCGCCCGTTGGATTTGAACACCGCAACAGCGGAGGAACTGATGGCGCTGCCGGGAATCGGGGAGGAGCTGTCTAGGAGGATTCTGGAATACCGCGAGACCCACGGCCCCTTTGCCGCGGTAGAGGAGCTGATGGAGGTCTCCGGCATTGGCGAGGCAAAGCTCGCGGCCCTGGAGGGCCGCGTTACGGTAAACGGGGAGTAA